Below is a genomic region from Brassica oleracea var. oleracea cultivar TO1000 chromosome C9, BOL, whole genome shotgun sequence.
GAACTATATCAATCACATTACTAACACAGTTTAGTTCTTCATGAGTGGAGAACAATGCATACACAGTTCATCATCACAACTATAATCCTATAACAATAAAAAAAACTTGAAAAACAATGATCAACCCACAACGCAAAATTCACGGCTACAATAACCCTAAAAAATGTTGAGATGAAACAAGAACTCTGTCCACAACCCCGCACTTGCGCGGAGGCATTGTCCCTAGTGATATAAACAACTCAAATAAGCATCCCAGATAAAAATTGCAAGAAAAAAACTGAGTGGTCGAAATCAACACACTGATTAAATGTGACCAAGAAGATATGCAGCAGAGATTCAAACACCCACTTTTTTACTCAGGAAAAGTGGTGCCAAGATGGACCCCAAGAAGCAATAGACCCCAAGAAGAAATGGACGAGGCCAACACATACCTCCCACAGCTACTACATATGACTGAAACTGATGATCTGGTGATACTTTTTGCAATATCATGACCACCTTGAACGGAAACAGAGCATCTTCGAACCAACAAATAGAAAATGATACAATCTCGAACCAAAAACGAAAAATGAAACGGGATACAACCTAAATTTGTTCAGATATTAATGATATCATTTAACCAACTTTTGCTTAGGTAATCTAATTGGATGGCAATTTTTTTTCTTTACTCTAACTAGGTCTAAAAAGTAATTATATAATCAAGTAATACAAGTTGCCGAAGAACCACACAAAAAAATTTATATTAATTAATTGTGGAGAACTATAAAATGTTTGAATTCTTTAATTTTTTAAACAATTATGTATTTATAAACTATAGAAAATAAAATGTTTGAATTCTTTATGCATTATCAACATTGTGCAAGGGCTCCTAGCTTTTAACTGAACAAAAAAAACGGACAAACAACTTTCCTTTGTTCCTTGGGTGGAAAATTTGGAAAATGAGTAAAAAGCAATGCAGCTTGCTTGGATCAGAAGGTGTGGACAGAGGCAGTAACTCAAAATAACCAGCAAATCATAGCTGCTCATGCCTACAAACCAATTCCATCCATGAGGTATTACTCCCTGGTACTTTGGAATAGTCTTGTGGATACTTCCTGGAAAAGACCAACTGATATGTGTGGCATTGGATGGTCCTTATTCAGTAAAGAAGACATTTCTCATATCTAAGGAAACTATGCATTCAGTCCTATAAACTCACCATTGATAGCAAACCACAACTCTTTTATCAGCAGTTCAACAGTTGATCAGTTATCCTACAAGAAGAGTGCTTTTCTTAGGAAATTGTGAAATATTAATGAAAAAGTTGCAGCAATCAGCAGCAGAAGGCAAGAAGCTCGATATAATTGAGGCAACACCTGTACTTCAGGACATCTACGAGCTATCAAAGGATAATAATTTCACGTTCTCTTATATAAGCAGAAATTGTACTCGATATGTAGATCAACTTGCTAAGAAGGCCATGATTAGTCATCAGAATTATGTAATATCCCGAGTGTTTTAAACAATCTTCTTGTACTTACCTATTAATGGAAGAAAAAGTTGAAAAAGGATTTGTTATTGTCCATGTTTATATATTATTATTTAAACAGATCCTACATAATGTTATTCAGACTTATTCTTTGAAAAAGGGGGAAAATAATTAAAACTAAAATGGCACGTAATTTCTGGTTAAGCCCCATAACCACTCCGGCACGGCAAAATGCTGTCTGTGACTTGTGACGGTCTCTCACTATACAATTAATTTAAGCCCAAACTCTAATATATGGGTTGCATTAAGCACAATCTCTCTCTCTCTCTCTCTCTCTCTCTCCCTTTTTCTGGGGTTTTCTTCTCTCCTTCTACTGCGTTCGTTTTCGTCTTTTTTTTACAAAAGAAGTTCAGAATCAGTTTTGGTTCTGTTTTTTATTTGGTTTTGATTTGATAGCATGGTTAGACCCAAAAATGATCAGATGAATTTTATTCGCTGTGTCTAGATTGATATATATAGAGCATGTAATATTTTTTTTTTAATGAAAATTGATCGAATATAAAAATACTCAAAAAGAAGATATTGTTACCAAAAAAGGGTGAGGGTATTATAGTAATTTGAATTGCATTCAAATGATTAAAGGATCTTGGTTTGGGGATTCAAATTCAAACGGCATTTTCGTATTAGGTAACAAGATGGAGAAGATCTGTGTAGCAGTCAGGGTGAGGCCGCCGACGCCGGAATCATCATCATCGGAGAACGGATCTTCTCTCTGGAAAGTCGAAGACAATCGCATCTCTCTTCACAAGTCACTCGACACCCCAATCTCAACCGCTTATTACGCTTTCGGTACCAAATCTTTCTCAATCCATTTATTCTGGGTTTCCATTTCTACGTATCTGGGTACCTTCAAAATCTCATATTTATAATCTCTGTGGTGTTTGTTCTTTTGCAGACCATGTGTTCGACGAAATGTCTACGAACGCATGCGTCTACGAACTTCTTACCAAGGATATCATTCATGCCGCCGTCGAGGGTTTTAACGGTATTCAGATCTGATCCTAACCTTAATAACAAAAAGCGCGAGGTTAATTTTTAGTTCACTTTCTTGATGTATGGTTTTGTTCAGGTACTGCGTTTGCTTATGGGCAAACTAGTAGTGGAAAGACGTTTACAATGACGGGTTCTGAGACTGATCCAGGGATTATTCGAAGATCTGTCAGAGATGTGTTTGATAGAATACAAATGGTAGGTCTTAGATCAATTGAATGATTCGGTGAGGTTTTATAACTAAAGAGTTCAGTTTTTAATTTGTGTGTGTGTTGATGATCTTTAGATATCGGACCGTGAGTTTCTCATCCGGGTTTCGTACATGGAGATTTATAATGAAGAAATTAATGATCTTTTAGCTGTTGAGAACCAGAGACTGCAAATTCATGAACATTTGGAGGTTGGTTTGATGGAACGTCTACACAAGTGATGTTACATCATTTAGTTTTGCTCAAGTGTTACTAAACCGGTTTGCTTGTCTTTGATGTGCAGCGTGGAGTGTTTGTTGCTGGTCTTAAGGAAGAGATTGTTAGTGACGCTGAACAGATTCTAAAGCTTTTAGACTCTGGAGAAGGTTTTTAAGCCAAAGCTAAGCTAAGAAGTATTTTGATTATGCATAATAATGTGTATTGACATGGTCTTCTTTAATTAACAGTTAATAGGCACTTTGGCGAGACAAACATGAACGTTCATAGTAGCAGGTCCCATACCATCTTCAGAATGGTAAGGGTTTTCAAATCTATGTACGGAAACTTCTACTGTTTTGTAAGTGATTATTCTGATCTGATCTCTCTGGTGGGATAGGTGATTGAGAGCAGGGGAAAAGAAAACTCTTCTACGGATGCTATCCGTGTCTCAGTCTTGGTGAGTGATAATTTTACCATCTTCCAAAAGTTTCTTGTGGAGGCTACATTTAAATGATAATTCTCTTACTGGTGTTCTTTTAATGGAATCTAGAATTTGGTTGACCTGGCTGGATCTGAGCGTATTGCTAAAACCGGTGCTGGTGGAGTGCGCTTGACAGAAGGGAAGTACATTAATAAGAGCTTAATGATTCTTGGTAATGTTATCAATAAGCTAAGTGAAAGTTCAAAGCTAAGGTACTTTCTTACCCTTTCATTTAGCTACACGTACCAACGATACAGCTCAGCTCATTTCTTACATTCTTGATTATAGGGCACATATTCCTTACCGAGACAGTAAGCTAACTAGAATTCTTCAGCCTGCACTTGGTGGTAATGCCAAGACTTGCATTATATGCACTATCGCACCAGAAGAGGTAAAAGAAGTTTTCTTTTTGTCAGGTTTTGCATTTTCCTGGCTTTTGTTAATCATGCACACGAAAGATTAGTCAATTAATGAGTAATAGTTGAATGCTCATGTGTGTAGCATCATATTGAGGAATCAAAAGGAACTCTCCAATTTGCAAGCAGAGCCAAACGCATCACCAACTGTGCTCAAATCAATGAGGTCAGCATGTCAATGAGCGCAAGATTCTTGGGAGAGATTTAACTCACTTTCTTCTTTGTGTCCTGTTGATTTGTTTTTCTTCTTCTTCTTTATTGAATATCTGACAGTGTTTCAATGCTTCAGATCTTGACTGATGCTGCTTTGTTGAAACGCCAAAAATTAGAGATAGAAGAACTAAGGATGAAGCTTCAGGTATAGTCAACATTTATTTCAAATACATCTAGGCATGGGGACGACACTAACATTACTAAATTTTGTAGGGATCCCATGCTGAGGTGTTGGAACAAGAGATATTAAAGTTAAGCAATCAGATGCTTAAGGTAGTTTTTTTTTGCATTTTTCTCTTGTGTATGTATTCTATAGAACATTGAGCAGACACAGTATACTAAACATCTACCCTTTTGTTTGATTTCCAGTATGAGTTAGAATGTGAAAGGCTAAAAACACAACTGGAAGAAGAGAGAGGAAAACAGAAGGAGCAGGAGCAATGCATCAAGGAGCAACAGTTAAAAATTGAGTACTTAAACAATCTTGTCACTAATTCAGACTTTAAGAAGAACCAGTCAGAGGTACATATGCATTCATTGGCTCAGATAGATTTTCTGAATAATGCCTCAACCATAACACCCAGACATTTTTTTCTGAGAAACAGGCTTTAATTTGCAAACTCCTAACTTCTTATTGATTTTGTTAGAGAAGTTAATTATTGCTTTTATGCTAATGTGTTGGACTCATGTAGTTTGGTTATGTAAAGCTTTTGTTAATGTAACATCTCTACTGGCAGGACTTTATTAGTTTAAGAAGGACTCAAGTTGGGCGATGCAATGTCAATGATAGCAGCGGTTTTCCTGGGACTCCTTGCTTCGAATCAGCTGAACCTTCCTTTGTGGTTGCTCGGTCGAAGTACTCAGGACTATCTGATTTTAGTCCAATGGTTGATTCACTGGGGGACGTGGCCGATGAAGACACTTGGACAAAACTAAACAAGGGTTTTGTCCCAGACCTTGATCAACTCCAGTTTACACCTGCAATTAAAAGGCAACCCACTCCATTAATTGCTGCAACCACGGTTAGTAGATACAAATACTTGACCCATGTTATCTTCCAATAGTAACAGAGTTGCAATGAATAGAGACACGTGGATGCATATGGTCTCTTTATTCGCTCCCCTTTTCATATCAGCATGCACACAAACACTCTGGTGCATCAATACAGGCTGGTATCTAGCTCATGTATACTGAGAATTACTAAATTTTGAAACTTCATATAGATGAATACCGAATACGCATACATTATCCCAAACACGTTCCTAAGCTGGCCATAATTTTTCGTTAACTTTGTTTTAGGAGTGCTCGCGTGAAAATCAGAAAGTGGTGGAAGATCTCAAAAGTCAGATTGAGTTGCTGACCAGTGAAAAGGACAGCCTGCAGGTTAGACATATTGGCTTTATTGGTTGTTCAAGTGAATATGCTTTAGCCTTTAGCCATAAAATGAATATTCTGTTAAAAATTAAATGAATGATACCAGCTGATTGTTTATGCATCAACTATGCATTCTCAGGTAAAATTCAGCGAACAAGTAGTACTGAACAACAAACTTTTGGGAGAGATATCTGAGCTCAAAGAAGGAACGCTTCACATGAAAGAAATTCCAAAACTGTTATCTGAGTCGGTTGCTAATTGCAAGGATGTATACAAGGACGTGATAGTCACAATGAAGGTGAACAGCTTACCTTTTCTTATGTGAATGATCAATACTAAAAGGAAAATTGAGTTTAAAGTCTTTTGTCTTGCATTTTGTCAGACCTTAATGGCTGAGAAAGAATCTCCGACAGCAAAGCTATTCTTTGGTGTAACTGGAATCACAACAAGCCTTCTTTCAACTCTAGAATCACAATTCTCAATGATAATAAATGGTCAGAAAGCGGGTAGCATCATAGATCATCCTTTATATGATCAATGGGAAACACTTCGTGTTAGTCTGAAGAACACAGCCTCAAGCCTGCTGTTAGACGCACAAGCAAAAGATGAAATTCTTAACTCCCACGACAAGGTAGATTCCTTGTCACAATCATCAAGATACGGATCAATTTTGCTTATTGTTTCTTTCGTTTTGCTTTTATACTTTTGTCTCTCTTGTTAGGACTTAGTCCAGTGAAACCTCTGCGTACATTTCTTAAGGGTTTGGATCATAACTTATATATTTTCCTGTTTCTTGTACATTTACATCTCATTGGAGCTTCACTTGAATCTCTGTATACCAATGTTTCAATGGGAAAAGCAGGAACTGATTCTTTTTAGTTGATTAGATCTTGTGGTCAGATTACTATATCTAAGACAGGTTTTGAATGTGAATTTTTAAGGGACAAGAAACGGGTGCAATGGAGGAGAAGCTGAAGTCTGAGCTCAGTATAGTCAAGGAAAGATATAACGAGCTGGAGAAAGAGTTGTCTTTGGATAAACTGCTTCTAAAAGCTTCAAGAGAGAGCCATGAGAGGCTGGAAAAGGAAGTACAATTCCTGAAGGAAGAAAGAGATTCATTAGATGTAGCAGTCTCTCAATCAACTCAGAGGTTGAAAGTGATTGCATCTGATAAAGAGAATGCTTTGAAAGATCTTAATGTGGAAGTGAAGAGAAGGAAAGAGATGGAGGAAGAGATTAAGCAAATCAGCTTTGCCTTCTCTAGCAGGCAGAAGTCTCTTATGTCTTTTCACAATGAAATCAAATCCAAAATGCAGAAACTAACAACGCAGAATCCGAAATTGAAGTAGCAGAAACAGCTGTTTGTGTTAAAGTTTATGCCATTGTTACAACTAGCTCATGTGTTATTTATGTAACAACTCATTACTGGTACTCCAATATTATCTAAAACGAAAGTTCGACTTTGATAGTACTATAATGAAACATTTAAAACGATAGTCGATTGTTCAACACGGAAAACATGAATCAATTTTTTCTTTTACATGTTTTTTTCTTTAATTCGGTAGCATTTTTTTTTTTAAACTAGGAGTACTGTAATTGGAGTCGCGGCAATAATAATCCACGAGTACGGTTTCAACATATCTTTGTCTGTGACATTTATATGCCAAGGGTTTGCGGAGACCATTGGTACGTTTGCCTTTGTCCTAAACTGGTTCCTAAGAGGTGTGACTACGAATATCGGCATGGTGAAAAGTTTCAGAACTAGGAGTACTGTAATTGGAGTCGCGGCAATGATAATCCCATGGTATATCGGAAAACTAGTCTATATCTACAGAGAGAAATCTAGTGACCTAACGATGACGAATATGGAATATTCTGTAATTATATTACCCACGAGTATGGCTCCCTTCACTTGCATCAACATGCTCCTTTCAGACCTTAAGGTAGTTCAAGTTTCTTCAAAAAAAAAAATAGCATATTTTCTTTAATATATTTTCTCTTTTTTGGTCAACAATATATTTTCTTTTAAAATCACTAATTTAAACGATGAAAAAAAAACACTTATTCTTTTTTTTTTCCACGAAATTTTGATTTTATTAATGATCAAAATAATCAATTGTTAAAGCATCCCTTATTACATTCGGAACAAAGGTATGCTATATGTATTCTTCTTGGCCTGATATTTGTTGTTTAGCCAGCAAGTCAGCACATGAGTTAGATCCTCGGTTTGTCCAAGCGTGTTGTATGGTCTCGAACCTTTGTTCCCATTTCCATATATCGCGTAGCCAGTTTAAGACGTCAATATTTCTCGTTTTTCTTGTAACCAGATTGATGACATTTGTATTATCTCCTTCAAAGATAACTTTTGTGTGTCCTTGGCTCCAACAAACCATCATAGCACCAAGTAAATATTGTAGTTCACTTTCCAGGGCATTATGTGGTTTTCT
It encodes:
- the LOC106319536 gene encoding kinesin-related protein 4-like — encoded protein: MEKICVAVRVRPPTPESSSSENGSSLWKVEDNRISLHKSLDTPISTAYYAFDHVFDEMSTNACVYELLTKDIIHAAVEGFNGTAFAYGQTSSGKTFTMTGSETDPGIIRRSVRDVFDRIQMISDREFLIRVSYMEIYNEEINDLLAVENQRLQIHEHLERGVFVAGLKEEIVSDAEQILKLLDSGEVNRHFGETNMNVHSSRSHTIFRMVIESRGKENSSTDAIRVSVLNLVDLAGSERIAKTGAGGVRLTEGKYINKSLMILGNVINKLSESSKLRAHIPYRDSKLTRILQPALGGNAKTCIICTIAPEEHHIEESKGTLQFASRAKRITNCAQINEILTDAALLKRQKLEIEELRMKLQGSHAEVLEQEILKLSNQMLKYELECERLKTQLEEERGKQKEQEQCIKEQQLKIEYLNNLVTNSDFKKNQSEDFISLRRTQVGRCNVNDSSGFPGTPCFESAEPSFVVARSKYSGLSDFSPMVDSLGDVADEDTWTKLNKGFVPDLDQLQFTPAIKRQPTPLIAATTECSRENQKVVEDLKSQIELLTSEKDSLQVKFSEQVVLNNKLLGEISELKEGTLHMKEIPKLLSESVANCKDVYKDVIVTMKTLMAEKESPTAKLFFGVTGITTSLLSTLESQFSMIINGQKAGSIIDHPLYDQWETLRVSLKNTASSLLLDAQAKDEILNSHDKGQETGAMEEKLKSELSIVKERYNELEKELSLDKLLLKASRESHERLEKEVQFLKEERDSLDVAVSQSTQRLKVIASDKENALKDLNVEVKRRKEMEEEIKQISFAFSSRQKSLMSFHNEIKSKMQKLTTQNPKLK